The following are encoded together in the Arcticibacterium luteifluviistationis genome:
- a CDS encoding MFS transporter: MVNDKKLFLASCFALITTAFSFSISAGTLKQLGTDLGYTAENLGYINSLWFFGFPIAMIIGGLIYHSIGPKKIMQIAFISHFVGAALTLYAIYFVTDASYAMLLFSNLLMGIGCGCTEAACNPMIADTYEGDTRNKMLNRFHMWFPGGIFLGALISELMNTMGLSWQSQFWLIPVPALIYFFLFRGQAFPEPKGEQASLSANFKAMLTPLFIFIFACMALTAISEFGPQKWTGLIMESSGAKPMLILALTAGLMAVLRFFGGPVTKLLGQTGVLLGGAVLATLGIYLFSTQIGSMTYVAAIFFALGVAFFWPTMIGFVANKVPKSGALGMSIIGGIGMFSTAIFQPIIGGWIDSDIAEQSALGLTGTELDLAAGQATLTTMMTFPIILIVAFAILFFWQKSSNKVAA, translated from the coding sequence ATGGTTAACGATAAGAAACTCTTTTTAGCGAGCTGTTTTGCCCTAATCACCACAGCTTTTTCATTCAGTATTAGTGCTGGTACTCTTAAACAATTAGGAACAGACCTTGGGTATACTGCAGAAAACCTAGGTTACATTAACTCACTTTGGTTTTTCGGTTTTCCTATCGCCATGATTATTGGTGGTTTGATATACCATTCTATTGGGCCTAAAAAAATCATGCAAATTGCTTTTATTAGTCACTTTGTAGGAGCTGCCCTTACTCTTTATGCTATTTACTTTGTAACTGACGCTAGTTACGCTATGCTACTTTTCTCTAACCTTCTTATGGGAATAGGTTGTGGTTGTACGGAGGCTGCTTGTAATCCTATGATTGCAGACACTTACGAAGGAGACACAAGAAACAAGATGTTAAACAGATTCCACATGTGGTTTCCAGGTGGAATTTTCTTAGGTGCCCTTATTTCTGAATTAATGAACACAATGGGATTATCTTGGCAAAGCCAATTTTGGTTAATTCCAGTTCCTGCTCTTATATACTTCTTCCTATTTAGAGGTCAAGCATTCCCTGAGCCTAAAGGTGAGCAAGCTTCTCTTTCGGCTAACTTTAAAGCGATGTTGACGCCATTATTTATATTCATTTTTGCTTGTATGGCATTAACTGCTATCTCAGAATTTGGCCCACAAAAATGGACTGGTTTAATCATGGAAAGCTCTGGAGCTAAGCCAATGTTGATTCTGGCTCTTACAGCAGGTCTTATGGCTGTTTTAAGATTCTTCGGTGGCCCTGTAACTAAGCTACTTGGTCAAACTGGTGTTTTACTTGGTGGAGCTGTATTAGCCACATTAGGAATTTACTTGTTTAGCACGCAAATTGGCTCAATGACTTATGTAGCTGCTATTTTCTTCGCTTTAGGTGTTGCTTTTTTCTGGCCAACAATGATTGGATTTGTGGCTAATAAAGTACCAAAAAGTGGTGCACTAGGTATGTCTATCATTGGTGGCATAGGTATGTTCTCTACTGCTATCTTCCAACCAATTATTGGTGGATGGATTGACAGTGACATTGCAGAACAAAGTGCACTTGGTCTTACAGGAACTGAGCTAGACTTAGCTGCTGGACAAGCTACATTAACTACAATGATGACATTCCCTATTATACTAATAGTAGCGTTTGCTATATTATTCTTCTGGCAAAAAAGCAGCAATAAAGTAGCTGCGTAG
- a CDS encoding type III pantothenate kinase has protein sequence MNAAIDLGNTFGKLAFFEGLTLMSYEKGLDIDSILISLKKVNPEKIIICSVTKSILELNVLFSNFKNKHILSFESELPIKNGYKTPKTLGYDRIAAAVGAFHQFPNENCLIIEMGTAIKYDYLNKNGTFEGGIISPGLRMRFKALHTFTKKLPLIKEDGIPELIGTSTESCIRSGVVNGMAAEINGLISKYQEKEGLKIIIGGGDAVFFESQINYPTFAASNLVLEGLNRILIYNAENKNFIK, from the coding sequence ATGAACGCTGCTATTGATCTCGGAAACACTTTTGGAAAACTAGCTTTTTTTGAAGGGCTAACTTTAATGAGTTATGAAAAGGGTTTAGACATTGACAGCATCTTAATAAGCTTAAAAAAAGTTAATCCGGAAAAAATTATCATTTGCTCCGTTACTAAAAGTATATTAGAATTGAACGTGCTTTTTTCAAATTTCAAGAACAAACATATACTTTCTTTTGAAAGCGAATTACCTATAAAAAACGGTTACAAAACACCAAAGACGCTAGGATATGACAGAATAGCGGCTGCGGTGGGTGCTTTTCATCAATTCCCAAACGAAAATTGCCTAATCATAGAAATGGGTACTGCCATCAAATATGACTACTTGAATAAGAATGGGACGTTTGAGGGAGGTATTATTTCACCAGGCTTAAGAATGCGATTCAAAGCACTACACACTTTCACTAAAAAGCTGCCGTTAATCAAAGAAGATGGCATTCCGGAACTAATAGGCACCTCTACAGAAAGCTGTATACGAAGTGGCGTAGTGAATGGAATGGCGGCTGAAATCAATGGTCTTATTTCTAAATATCAAGAAAAAGAAGGCTTAAAAATTATAATAGGAGGAGGAGACGCCGTTTTTTTTGAAAGTCAGATTAATTATCCGACATTTGCGGCTTCAAACTTGGTCCTTGAAGGGTTAAACAGAATTTTAATATATAATGCTGAGAACAAAAACTTTATTAAGTAG
- the lptC gene encoding LPS export ABC transporter periplasmic protein LptC, translating into MRLFLGLLLLGILTSCKKNGETETPFVYLGPIMTIDDLAVTYSDSGRVAVKMSTAVQEKMQNEDEYYPKAIYVNFINEDAVEYSSLRGDSGRYIKKEDHYIIMGNVFFYNREEQQSLSTNELIWNPKKKKIYTDKRVQVNTPTDQLIGNGMESDQDFSNYKFIGGITGYFKVDSLITQPDTSQSRVLN; encoded by the coding sequence ATGCGTTTGTTCTTAGGCTTATTGCTTTTAGGAATACTAACTTCTTGTAAAAAAAACGGGGAGACTGAAACACCTTTTGTTTACTTGGGGCCTATCATGACCATAGATGACCTTGCAGTAACCTATTCAGACTCTGGCAGAGTGGCCGTAAAAATGTCTACCGCTGTACAAGAGAAAATGCAGAATGAAGACGAATACTACCCTAAAGCCATCTATGTCAACTTCATTAATGAGGATGCCGTAGAGTATAGCTCACTGAGAGGAGATAGCGGCAGATATATCAAGAAAGAGGACCACTATATTATTATGGGCAATGTCTTCTTCTATAACAGAGAAGAACAGCAAAGCCTATCTACCAATGAGCTCATTTGGAATCCTAAGAAAAAGAAAATTTATACGGATAAAAGAGTGCAGGTTAATACGCCAACTGACCAACTCATAGGAAATGGTATGGAATCGGACCAAGACTTCAGTAATTATAAATTTATAGGTGGCATCACAGGCTACTTCAAAGTTGATTCCTTAATTACACAGCCAGACACTAGTCAATCTAGAGTGCTTAATTGA
- a CDS encoding c-type cytochrome yields the protein MACTDSEKMEYDIYLVNGENLYKQNCANCHGEKGEGLRNLYPPLRNNEHLKSTEHVICIIKNGASGKLELNGQVYDQAMPANPKLFNLDIAQLVTYLNKEFNETDEKVEVSEVIETLNNCK from the coding sequence ATGGCTTGTACAGATTCCGAGAAAATGGAATATGATATATACTTGGTCAATGGGGAGAACTTATACAAGCAAAACTGTGCCAACTGCCACGGTGAAAAAGGGGAGGGTTTACGTAACCTTTATCCACCTTTAAGAAACAATGAGCATTTGAAAAGTACAGAACATGTTATCTGTATCATTAAAAATGGGGCTTCTGGTAAGCTTGAACTAAACGGACAAGTGTATGACCAAGCAATGCCTGCTAATCCAAAATTGTTTAATTTAGATATAGCTCAATTGGTAACTTATCTAAATAAAGAGTTTAACGAGACTGACGAAAAAGTGGAGGTTTCAGAAGTGATAGAAACTCTGAATAACTGCAAATAG
- a CDS encoding SCO family protein, whose product MSKKIILFGFILVGMISCQIKEASLPILGRTTMDEQGNEVPHQIPDFSFINQYGETVTNADLEGKVYVTDFFFTSCPTICPVMKSQMLRVYEHFMEDESLAILSHTIDPYHDSVQVLQDYAAALGVTGKKWQFVTGDQDEIYKIAEKSYMVAAAQDTIAPEETGGFIHSGAFILVDKKRHVRGVYDGTVEEQVNQLMKDIELLLKEED is encoded by the coding sequence ATGAGTAAGAAGATTATACTGTTTGGTTTTATTTTAGTCGGTATGATTTCGTGCCAAATTAAAGAAGCTTCTTTACCTATTTTGGGTAGAACTACGATGGATGAGCAGGGTAACGAAGTTCCGCATCAAATTCCTGATTTTAGTTTTATTAATCAATATGGAGAAACTGTAACCAATGCCGACTTAGAAGGCAAAGTTTATGTGACAGACTTCTTTTTTACGTCGTGCCCTACTATTTGCCCAGTCATGAAAAGCCAAATGCTTAGAGTGTATGAGCACTTTATGGAGGATGAATCTTTAGCTATACTTTCACATACTATAGACCCGTACCATGATTCTGTTCAAGTTTTACAAGATTATGCAGCGGCCTTAGGTGTTACAGGCAAGAAATGGCAATTTGTTACTGGCGACCAAGATGAAATTTACAAAATAGCCGAAAAATCATATATGGTGGCAGCTGCCCAAGATACCATTGCTCCTGAAGAGACTGGTGGCTTTATTCACTCGGGAGCCTTTATATTAGTAGATAAGAAAAGACATGTAAGGGGTGTTTATGACGGAACAGTAGAAGAACAGGTAAATCAATTGATGAAGGATATTGAGTTACTTTTAAAGGAAGAGGATTGA